A single Tuberibacillus sp. Marseille-P3662 DNA region contains:
- a CDS encoding GAF domain-containing protein yields MFNVSSYQGASENNWQLALKQLDALLEGESNITANLANASALLNQFLDEINWVGFYVHDGSELVLGPFQGLPACVRIPIGKGVCGTAAQQQTTVRVHDVNVFEGHIACDANSQSEIVVPIIKNGEVFGVLDIDAPIIGRFSETDQINLESFVDVLLKHI; encoded by the coding sequence ATGTTTAATGTCAGTTCATATCAAGGAGCATCCGAAAACAATTGGCAGCTTGCCCTTAAACAGCTCGATGCCTTGCTCGAAGGTGAGAGCAATATCACGGCCAATTTAGCAAATGCTAGTGCTCTGCTCAATCAATTTCTTGATGAGATTAACTGGGTAGGCTTCTATGTTCATGATGGTAGCGAATTAGTTTTAGGTCCGTTCCAGGGTTTACCTGCCTGTGTTCGTATTCCCATAGGTAAAGGGGTATGCGGAACGGCAGCACAACAACAAACGACCGTTCGCGTCCACGATGTTAACGTGTTTGAAGGTCATATCGCTTGCGATGCCAATTCCCAATCAGAAATTGTCGTCCCCATTATTAAAAATGGTGAAGTGTTTGGGGTCCTCGATATTGATGCACCGATCATCGGGCGATTTTCTGAAACTGATCAAATCAATTTAGAATCATTTGTCGATGTGTTGTTAAAACATATTTAA
- the ezrA gene encoding septation ring formation regulator EzrA, which translates to MFYIIIGFLCLAVILVGYGSIMRKRVYNQIDRYESWKIDIMNRPVTEEIARVKQLKVIGETEQKFEAWRSDWDDVVTVQLPAVEEKLFEAEDYVDKFRFKRAGAVLSRIDEDLNAIEERIRAMLDDLNEVVDSEQQNRQDITGVKEKYHTLKKRLITHPAEFQDAVKYLEQQMHEVENQFKQYEAETDNGNYIKAREVLVHIESQQNQIEEWMQIIPNRYRDIKVTIPNKLKEIQSGYEEMLEQGYVLDHLSVQEQIDEISSHLKVMEEGMKQGEITKVSQSLEDTFGQFEVMYDALEKEVNSRKAFMETSVTLENDIRVVGEKINTIDQETQTVQQTYRIDQEDIEAKQQIDRTFNQLQTEFNEVHQAINEKKRAFSIVLEKVEDMRMHLETLRESANEFHEQLKTLRKDELIAKENVSELKQKLLDARRIMQKGNLPGVPEFYIDIIDDAHDILNEVSNELNQKPLEMTTVNQLLEEAYEKVNHSYEASQTMVNNAVLSERLIQLGNKYRSNQPDLDQALQKAEQFFRSYNYQDAYEVAAAAMEDIEPDAVKQVNADLENIS; encoded by the coding sequence ATGTTTTACATAATCATTGGTTTTCTCTGCTTAGCCGTTATTCTTGTCGGTTACGGCTCAATCATGAGAAAACGCGTTTATAATCAAATTGACCGCTATGAATCGTGGAAAATTGACATCATGAATCGCCCGGTTACAGAGGAAATTGCCCGTGTTAAGCAATTGAAAGTTATCGGTGAAACAGAACAAAAATTTGAAGCTTGGCGATCAGATTGGGATGATGTTGTAACCGTCCAATTGCCGGCTGTTGAAGAAAAGTTATTTGAAGCGGAAGATTATGTTGATAAATTCCGGTTCAAACGGGCTGGTGCAGTTCTGAGTCGTATCGATGAAGATCTTAATGCCATTGAAGAACGGATTCGAGCGATGTTGGATGATTTAAATGAAGTCGTTGACAGTGAGCAACAAAATCGACAAGATATAACCGGGGTTAAAGAAAAGTACCATACGCTTAAGAAGCGATTAATCACCCATCCTGCAGAATTTCAAGATGCTGTTAAGTATTTAGAGCAGCAAATGCATGAGGTTGAAAATCAGTTTAAGCAATATGAGGCTGAAACGGACAACGGGAATTACATTAAAGCAAGGGAAGTTCTCGTTCATATTGAAAGCCAACAAAATCAAATCGAAGAATGGATGCAGATCATACCGAATCGTTATAGGGATATTAAAGTAACGATTCCTAATAAACTGAAGGAAATACAATCGGGCTATGAGGAAATGCTTGAGCAGGGATATGTGTTGGATCATTTAAGTGTTCAGGAACAAATTGATGAAATCTCAAGTCACTTGAAAGTGATGGAAGAGGGCATGAAACAAGGTGAAATCACCAAAGTATCGCAAAGCTTGGAAGATACGTTCGGTCAGTTTGAAGTGATGTATGACGCTCTTGAAAAAGAAGTCAATAGTCGCAAGGCATTTATGGAAACATCAGTAACACTGGAAAATGACATTCGGGTTGTCGGCGAAAAAATTAACACGATCGATCAAGAAACTCAGACGGTTCAGCAAACTTATCGTATTGACCAAGAAGATATTGAGGCGAAACAACAGATTGATAGGACCTTTAATCAGTTGCAGACGGAATTCAATGAGGTTCATCAAGCCATTAATGAAAAAAAGCGGGCTTTTAGTATCGTTCTTGAAAAAGTTGAAGACATGCGGATGCATTTGGAGACATTGCGGGAAAGTGCCAATGAATTTCATGAACAATTAAAGACGCTCAGAAAAGATGAGCTGATAGCAAAGGAAAACGTTAGTGAGCTCAAACAAAAATTGTTGGATGCCAGACGTATCATGCAGAAAGGTAATCTTCCAGGGGTTCCTGAATTTTACATAGACATCATTGACGATGCTCATGATATCCTTAATGAAGTGAGTAATGAATTAAATCAAAAGCCATTGGAAATGACGACTGTTAATCAATTACTGGAGGAAGCCTATGAAAAGGTTAACCACTCCTATGAAGCCAGTCAAACGATGGTCAACAACGCGGTGTTGTCGGAACGACTCATTCAACTCGGAAATAAGTATCGTAGCAATCAACCTGATTTAGATCAAGCATTACAAAAGGCTGAACAATTTTTTCGAAGTTATAATTACCAAGACGCTTATGAAGTTGCAGCGGCGGCTATGGAAGATATTGAACCAGATGCTGTTAAGCAGGTCAATGCGGATCTTGAGAATATTAGTTAA
- the refZ gene encoding forespore capture DNA-binding protein RefZ, with protein sequence MKHPQEHTKTKILQTAGKLFNMYGFHGTSVREIAKDAHVNVSLISYYFGGKHSLLEKLMSAFWEGYLEVIETSMNQLSTLNITDRLVTVADRLLTYQSDNTFMARFVHREMTTDSVLTRELMTTYLMKEKYLYETIFAHADSKNEMNAVFIDMVIMQFRELINLPYMQSQYIQKVHFFQLDSPYFRKQYLKAIRQWVEQTVSQSNDASSHAQRITSILS encoded by the coding sequence TTGAAGCACCCCCAAGAGCATACTAAAACCAAAATTCTTCAGACGGCAGGAAAACTTTTTAACATGTACGGCTTTCATGGAACGTCTGTTAGAGAGATTGCTAAAGATGCCCACGTTAATGTTTCCCTGATTTCCTATTACTTTGGCGGCAAACACTCATTATTAGAAAAACTTATGTCTGCTTTTTGGGAAGGTTATCTTGAAGTCATTGAAACATCCATGAATCAGCTTAGCACATTAAATATCACTGACAGGCTTGTCACCGTTGCAGATCGCTTGTTAACCTATCAAAGTGACAATACGTTCATGGCAAGATTTGTTCATAGAGAGATGACTACTGATTCGGTATTAACACGTGAACTCATGACGACGTATTTAATGAAAGAGAAGTATTTGTATGAAACGATCTTTGCTCATGCTGACAGCAAAAATGAGATGAACGCCGTATTCATAGATATGGTCATTATGCAGTTTAGGGAACTGATTAATTTGCCATATATGCAGTCCCAATACATTCAAAAAGTTCATTTCTTTCAACTAGATAGTCCCTATTTTCGAAAACAGTATCTTAAAGCCATTAGACAATGGGTCGAACAGACGGTCTCTCAAAGTAATGATGCCTCATCCCACGCCCAACGGATAACCAGCATATTATCCTAA
- a CDS encoding cysteine desulfurase family protein has translation MIYLDNSATTKPYPEVLDTFRQVSEQFFANPSSLHSLGGQSENLLKKARQQAAGLLNVKDSEIMFTSGGTEGNNAAIKGSALTFGHRGRHVITSTVEHSASYESFRQLEQLGFDVTYLPVDDEGRISLEQFQQSLRDDTILVSLIHVNNELGTIQPVMDIANILKSYPKTLLHIDHVQGIGKVPLDLNHEGIDFCTISGHKFHGLKGTGILYVKDGVNLSSLLSGGGQEMGRRAGTENLAGIVALTKALRITLEHFRTDLSSMQQMLMKIRAHYTNRSVVQINTPEEGAAPHILNITVKGIKAEVLIHALEDHDIYISTKSACSSQEMGASRILLASGLNNDDANQAVRISLSYNNTMADMDQFLTVMDDKIAQLQEVMG, from the coding sequence ATGATTTATCTTGATAATAGTGCGACGACGAAACCTTATCCTGAGGTTTTAGATACATTCCGTCAAGTATCAGAACAATTCTTTGCTAATCCATCATCCCTTCACAGTTTGGGCGGGCAATCGGAGAATTTACTCAAAAAAGCTCGTCAACAAGCTGCCGGCCTGTTAAATGTCAAAGATAGCGAAATCATGTTTACATCAGGCGGCACTGAAGGAAACAATGCAGCTATAAAAGGGAGCGCCTTAACTTTCGGGCACAGGGGCCGACATGTTATTACATCAACGGTCGAACATTCAGCATCCTACGAGTCGTTTCGGCAGTTGGAGCAGCTCGGCTTTGATGTAACTTATTTGCCGGTTGATGATGAAGGCCGAATTTCTTTGGAACAATTTCAGCAATCATTAAGAGATGACACTATTCTTGTTTCTTTAATCCATGTTAATAACGAATTGGGGACCATCCAACCTGTAATGGATATTGCTAATATATTGAAATCATATCCAAAAACATTGCTTCATATTGATCATGTTCAGGGAATTGGTAAAGTTCCTTTGGATTTAAATCATGAAGGCATTGATTTTTGTACGATTTCAGGCCATAAATTTCATGGTCTTAAAGGGACAGGAATTTTATATGTCAAGGATGGCGTGAATTTATCATCGCTGTTATCCGGTGGCGGTCAAGAAATGGGCCGACGCGCGGGAACTGAAAATTTAGCGGGAATTGTAGCGTTGACGAAGGCCTTGCGGATAACATTAGAACACTTCCGAACCGACTTGTCATCTATGCAGCAAATGCTTATGAAAATTCGTGCTCATTATACGAATCGGTCAGTCGTTCAAATAAACACTCCAGAAGAGGGTGCTGCCCCCCATATTCTTAATATAACGGTCAAAGGCATCAAAGCTGAAGTGTTAATCCATGCATTGGAAGACCATGATATATATATATCAACGAAATCTGCTTGCTCGTCACAAGAAATGGGTGCCAGCCGCATTCTATTGGCCTCTGGCCTAAATAATGATGATGCCAACCAAGCGGTGAGAATTAGTCTATCATATAACAACACAATGGCAGATATGGATCAATTTCTGACCGTAATGGATGACAAAATCGCACAATTGCAGGAAGTTATGGGGTGA
- the rpsD gene encoding 30S ribosomal protein S4, whose product MARYTGPLWKKARRYGISLTGTGKELEKRPYAPGQHGANQRRKQSEFGLQQQEKQKLRFMYGLNERQFRSIFDQAGKMKGVHGENFMILLESRLDNLVYRLGLARTRRQSRQLVSHGHITVDGKRVDIPSYRLKPGQTIGVREKSQNLSIIKEAVELNDFVPEYLSFEDEKLEGSYDRYPERSELPAEITEALIVEYYSR is encoded by the coding sequence ATGGCTCGCTATACTGGACCGCTTTGGAAAAAGGCGCGTCGTTACGGTATTTCTCTAACAGGTACCGGCAAAGAACTTGAAAAACGTCCTTATGCTCCCGGACAACATGGCGCTAATCAACGCCGCAAACAATCGGAATTCGGTCTACAACAACAGGAAAAACAAAAGCTTCGGTTTATGTACGGTTTAAATGAGCGCCAATTCCGCAGCATTTTTGATCAAGCCGGTAAGATGAAAGGTGTTCACGGCGAGAACTTCATGATTTTGCTTGAATCACGCCTTGATAACCTTGTTTATCGTTTAGGACTTGCTCGGACACGCCGTCAATCCCGGCAATTGGTTTCTCATGGTCATATTACCGTCGACGGAAAACGGGTTGATATTCCTTCCTACCGTCTTAAGCCCGGTCAAACCATTGGTGTCCGTGAGAAATCCCAAAACTTAAGTATCATTAAAGAAGCCGTTGAACTCAACGACTTTGTACCAGAGTATTTAAGCTTTGAGGATGAAAAGCTTGAAGGGTCTTACGATCGTTACCCTGAACGTTCAGAGCTGCCTGCCGAAATCACTGAAGCGCTTATCGTTGAGTACTACTCACGTTAA